The Nostoc sp. PCC 7524 nucleotide sequence AGTCCCAAACTCAGCGCCCAGAAGCTTTACCACAAGATCCATTTGTCCAGGTTTATTTTAATCATTCCGAGTCTGCCGAATATCAAGAACCGTATCGTCAGCAAACTCGACTGGGTGATAACTTAGAACAGCAAATTATTGATGCGATCGCCCAAGCTAAATCTACAGTAGATGTGGCAGTCCAAGAGTTGCGTCTACCTAAAATTGCCCAAGCCTTACAAGATAAACAAAAACAGGGTATCAAAGTTAGGGTGATTTTAGAAAATAACTATACCCGTCCTTGGAGTAGCTTTACTTCTGATGAAGTCCAGAAATTAACTCCCAGAGAAAAAGAACGGTATCAAGAATTTTTTAAGTTTATTGATCAGAACCAAGATAATCAACTCAGCCCAGAGGAAATTAATCAAAGGGATGCTTTGATAATTTTACAAAATGCCAACATTCCCTGGATAGATGATCAAGCGGATGGTTCAGCAGGTAGTAACTTGATGCACCACAAATTTGTCATTGTTGATAGTCGAATTGTTATTATTACTTCCGCTAACTTTACATTGAGTGATGTACACGGCGATTTTACTAATCCCAAAAGTTTAGGAAATGCCAATAATTTCTTAAAAATTGATAGTCCAGAACTAGCCAAATTATTCATCGACGAATTTAATCTCATGTGGGGAGATGGCCCAGGCGGTAAACCAGATAGTAGATTTGGCTTGAAAAAACCTATGCGTTCTCCCCAAACCATGACATTAGGTGACAACAAAATTACTATCCATTTCTCACCTATTTCTCCGATTCAACCTTGGAATAATACCAGTAATGGCTTAATTGGTGAAGTCTTAAATTCATCTACTAAATCAGTTGATATGGCCTTATTTGTATTTTCAGAACAACGCCTTGCCGATATTCTAGAAAAACGTCATCAAACAGACATATCAATTCGGGCTTTGATTGACACACAATTTGCTTATCGTCCCTACAGTGAAGCCTTAGATATGATGGGTGTGGCTTTGAGTGAAAAGTGTAAATATGAATTAGATAATAATCCTTGGAAAAATCCTATTACTACAGTTGGTGTGGCAACATTACCCAAAGGCGATTTATTACACCATAAATTTGCTGTTGTGGATGAGCAAACTGTGATTACAGGCTCTCAT carries:
- a CDS encoding phospholipase D-like domain-containing protein translates to MQIFHTLKNFWVCSLVLTIAACQQVQSQTQRPEALPQDPFVQVYFNHSESAEYQEPYRQQTRLGDNLEQQIIDAIAQAKSTVDVAVQELRLPKIAQALQDKQKQGIKVRVILENNYTRPWSSFTSDEVQKLTPREKERYQEFFKFIDQNQDNQLSPEEINQRDALIILQNANIPWIDDQADGSAGSNLMHHKFVIVDSRIVIITSANFTLSDVHGDFTNPKSLGNANNFLKIDSPELAKLFIDEFNLMWGDGPGGKPDSRFGLKKPMRSPQTMTLGDNKITIHFSPISPIQPWNNTSNGLIGEVLNSSTKSVDMALFVFSEQRLADILEKRHQTDISIRALIDTQFAYRPYSEALDMMGVALSEKCKYELDNNPWKNPITTVGVATLPKGDLLHHKFAVVDEQTVITGSHNWSDAANHANDETLIIIENTTIAKHYSREFARLYTQAKVGVPENIQAKIQLEKKQCPQIITPSSNVDKVIQVVNVNTASLEELTTLPGVGKKLAEKMIIVRQQQKFSSLQDLEQVPGVSNKMIANWQGRIEL